In one window of Skermanella rosea DNA:
- a CDS encoding ligase-associated DNA damage response DEXH box helicase, which produces MVQNDALLPPNFLGWFSNRGWSPHAHQIEMLRAARDGADALLIAPTGGGKTLSGFLPSLIDLSERPRDGLHTLYISPLKALAVDIQRNLESPVAELRLPIRTETRTGDTSAAKRQRQRSKPPQVLMTTPESLALMLSYTDAEKIFKGLRCVVIDELHALAGTKRGDLLALGLARLAKLAPGGRRVGLSATVAHPDHLIAYLSKTGKAGGGDVRTVTGRSGARAQVDILTTRERLPWSGRMAVHALGEVYEQIRRAGTTLVFVNTRAQAELVFQELWKINEDGLAIALHHGSLAAEQRRKVEAAMARGALRAVVATSSLDLGIDWAAVDLVVQVGAPKGVSRLLQRIGRANHRLDEASRAVLVPANRFEVLECRAAVQSIATHTLDGDPPRPGGLDVLAQHILGMGCAAPFDADDLYAEVISAAPYSALTRADFDDVLNFVATGGYALGSYDRFKRLARDEADGLYRVAGPVVARQYRMNVGTIVAAVTLKVRMGRSQVLGEVEESFVQSLIPGDTFLFAGQLLKFLGIQETYVNCARGGQGDPKVPAYAGGRMPLSTHLADEVRAMLADPGVWGDLPAAVQEWLRLQRLRSVMPPREGLLVESFPRGKQHFLVAYCFEGRNAHQTLGMLLTRRMERAGLKPLGFVATDYVLSVWSLRPVRDVDALFDQDMLGDDLEAWMDESSMLRRTFRNVAVISCLIERRHPGQEKTGRQVTFSSDLIYDVLRKHEPNHVLLRATRADAAGGLTDVRRLADMLARVNGRITHRALTRVSPLAVPVLLEVGREQVSGSALDDLLGEAEQELIDEAMPELRGGRALDQGMLPI; this is translated from the coding sequence ATGGTTCAGAACGATGCGCTGCTGCCGCCGAACTTCCTCGGCTGGTTCTCCAATCGCGGCTGGTCGCCGCATGCCCACCAGATCGAGATGCTGCGGGCCGCCCGCGACGGCGCCGACGCGCTGCTGATCGCTCCCACCGGCGGCGGCAAGACGCTGTCCGGGTTCCTGCCCAGCCTGATCGACCTGTCGGAACGGCCCCGCGACGGACTGCACACGCTGTACATCTCGCCGCTGAAGGCCCTGGCGGTCGATATCCAGCGCAACCTGGAAAGCCCGGTCGCCGAGCTGCGCCTGCCGATCCGGACGGAGACCCGGACGGGCGATACCTCCGCCGCCAAGCGCCAGCGCCAGCGGTCGAAGCCGCCGCAGGTGCTGATGACGACTCCGGAGAGCCTGGCGCTGATGCTGTCCTATACGGACGCGGAGAAGATCTTCAAGGGGCTGCGCTGCGTCGTAATCGACGAGTTGCACGCCCTGGCCGGGACGAAACGCGGCGACCTGCTGGCGCTGGGACTGGCGCGGCTGGCGAAGCTGGCGCCCGGCGGGCGGCGCGTCGGGCTGTCGGCGACGGTGGCTCACCCGGACCATCTGATCGCGTACCTGTCGAAGACCGGCAAGGCCGGGGGCGGCGACGTGCGGACCGTCACGGGCCGGTCGGGAGCCCGTGCCCAAGTCGATATCCTGACGACCCGCGAGCGGCTGCCCTGGTCCGGCCGCATGGCGGTCCACGCGCTGGGCGAAGTCTATGAGCAGATCCGCCGGGCCGGCACCACGCTGGTGTTCGTAAATACCCGCGCGCAGGCCGAACTGGTCTTCCAGGAGCTTTGGAAGATCAACGAGGACGGGCTGGCGATAGCGCTCCATCATGGCAGCCTGGCGGCGGAGCAGCGCCGCAAGGTCGAGGCCGCCATGGCGCGCGGGGCCTTGCGGGCGGTCGTCGCGACCTCGTCCCTGGACCTGGGAATCGACTGGGCCGCCGTCGATCTGGTCGTGCAGGTCGGGGCGCCCAAGGGAGTCAGCCGGCTGCTCCAGCGGATCGGCCGGGCCAACCACCGGCTGGACGAGGCGAGCCGCGCCGTGCTGGTGCCGGCCAACCGGTTCGAGGTGCTGGAATGCCGCGCCGCCGTGCAGTCGATCGCGACCCATACGCTGGACGGCGACCCACCGCGCCCCGGCGGGCTGGACGTTCTGGCCCAACATATCCTGGGCATGGGCTGCGCGGCCCCGTTCGATGCGGATGACCTGTATGCGGAGGTGATCTCGGCGGCGCCCTACTCCGCCCTGACGCGCGCGGATTTCGACGACGTGCTGAACTTCGTCGCGACCGGAGGCTACGCGCTCGGCAGCTACGACCGGTTCAAGCGGCTGGCGCGGGACGAGGCGGACGGGCTGTACCGGGTCGCCGGGCCGGTCGTCGCCCGCCAATACCGAATGAATGTCGGGACGATCGTCGCGGCGGTGACGCTCAAAGTCCGGATGGGCCGGTCCCAGGTGCTGGGCGAGGTCGAGGAGTCCTTCGTGCAGTCGCTGATACCGGGCGACACCTTCCTGTTCGCCGGGCAGCTGCTGAAATTCCTCGGTATCCAGGAGACCTATGTCAATTGCGCGCGGGGCGGACAGGGCGACCCCAAGGTGCCGGCCTATGCCGGCGGCAGGATGCCGCTGTCCACCCATCTGGCCGATGAGGTCCGGGCCATGCTGGCGGACCCCGGCGTCTGGGGCGATTTGCCGGCGGCGGTGCAGGAATGGCTGCGCCTCCAGCGGCTGAGGTCGGTGATGCCGCCGCGGGAAGGGCTTCTGGTCGAGAGCTTTCCGCGCGGGAAGCAGCATTTCCTCGTGGCCTACTGCTTCGAGGGGCGCAACGCCCACCAGACGCTGGGCATGCTGCTGACCCGGAGGATGGAGCGCGCCGGGCTGAAGCCGCTGGGCTTCGTCGCGACCGACTATGTGTTGTCGGTCTGGAGCCTGCGGCCGGTCCGGGACGTGGACGCCCTGTTCGACCAGGACATGCTGGGCGACGACCTGGAAGCCTGGATGGACGAGTCGAGCATGCTGCGCCGGACCTTCCGGAACGTGGCCGTGATCTCCTGCCTGATCGAGCGGCGGCATCCCGGCCAGGAGAAGACGGGGCGGCAGGTGACTTTCAGTTCGGACCTGATCTACGACGTGCTGCGCAAGCACGAGCCGAACCACGTGCTGCTGCGGGCGACCCGGGCGGATGCTGCGGGCGGGCTGACCGACGTGCGGCGGCTGGCCGACATGCTGGCCCGCGTCAACGGCCGCATCACCCACCGCGCGCTGACCCGGGTGTCGCCGCTGGCCGTGCCCGTGCTGCTGGAGGTCGGGCGCGAGCAGGTCTCCGGCTCGGCCCTGGACGACCTGCTGGGCGAGGCGGAACAGGAACTGATCGACGAGGCGATGCCGGAACTGAGGGGCGGCCGGGCGCTGGACCAGGGGATGCTGCCGATATAG
- a CDS encoding type II toxin-antitoxin system VapC family toxin, whose protein sequence is MLDTNICIYLIKKHPPSVGQRFAQCKVGEVVMSAITYAELAYGVSVSGDRMAQNEAALEILVQDIPVMGFDQAAGRAYGPVRLSAPDRKRDALDKLIATHAIALDVTLVTNNVGDFACYAGLRTENWVVAQ, encoded by the coding sequence ATGCTCGACACGAACATCTGCATCTACCTGATAAAGAAACATCCACCCTCGGTCGGTCAACGTTTCGCCCAGTGTAAAGTCGGCGAGGTCGTCATGTCGGCCATCACATATGCTGAGCTGGCTTACGGTGTGTCCGTGTCGGGTGATCGAATGGCTCAGAATGAGGCTGCTCTCGAGATCCTCGTTCAGGATATTCCGGTCATGGGGTTTGATCAGGCTGCAGGACGGGCCTATGGTCCAGTCCGTCTCTCAGCCCCCGACCGTAAGCGCGATGCCCTGGATAAGCTCATCGCGACCCATGCGATCGCACTGGACGTCACGCTGGTGACCAACAATGTCGGTGACTTCGCCTGCTACGCCGGCCTGCGGACGGAAAACTGGGTGGTCGCCCAGTAG
- a CDS encoding antitoxin, with product MHITKVFKDGNSQVVRIPSDMAFDRNDMDVEIERVGDELRIRPVARKLDTVMEKFSAFSDDFMAEGRGDNSESERNTL from the coding sequence ATGCACATCACGAAAGTGTTCAAAGACGGCAACTCGCAGGTGGTTCGAATTCCCTCTGACATGGCATTTGATAGGAATGACATGGATGTGGAAATCGAACGGGTCGGTGATGAACTTCGCATTCGTCCGGTGGCACGCAAATTGGACACGGTGATGGAGAAGTTCAGCGCCTTCTCGGACGATTTCATGGCGGAAGGTCGGGGCGACAACAGCGAGAGTGAGCGAAACACGCTGTGA
- the pdeM gene encoding ligase-associated DNA damage response endonuclease PdeM, whose translation MNSPESLILNGVPLVADLSGALLWPERRLMVVADLHLEKGSAFAQRGQLLPPYDTGATLARLEALVESRRPETVICLGDSFHDRRAAERLSRPDAERIARLTAGRDWIWVTGNHDPEPPAHLGGRIEDTVVLGPLCFRHEATAGAGGEVSGHYHPVAAVRVRGRRVRARCFAGDGRRLIMPSFGAYTGGLNVLDRALVPLLGRRFQVHMMGRERLFEFPSARLEPDLERVS comes from the coding sequence GTGAATTCGCCAGAGAGTTTAATCCTGAACGGCGTGCCGCTGGTGGCCGACCTGTCCGGGGCGCTGCTGTGGCCGGAGAGGCGGCTGATGGTGGTGGCCGACCTGCACCTGGAAAAGGGCTCCGCCTTCGCCCAGCGTGGCCAGTTGCTGCCGCCCTACGACACGGGAGCCACGCTGGCGCGGCTGGAAGCGCTGGTCGAGAGCCGGCGGCCGGAGACCGTCATCTGCCTGGGCGACAGCTTCCACGACCGGCGCGCCGCCGAGCGGCTTTCCCGTCCCGACGCCGAACGGATCGCTCGGCTGACGGCGGGCCGCGACTGGATCTGGGTGACCGGCAACCACGACCCGGAGCCGCCGGCGCATCTGGGCGGGCGGATCGAGGATACGGTCGTCCTGGGGCCGCTGTGCTTCCGGCACGAGGCGACCGCCGGGGCCGGGGGCGAGGTTTCCGGCCACTATCACCCGGTCGCCGCCGTGCGGGTCCGGGGCCGGCGGGTGCGGGCGCGGTGTTTCGCCGGCGACGGGCGACGGCTGATCATGCCGTCGTTCGGCGCCTATACGGGCGGGCTGAACGTGCTGGACCGCGCGCTGGTGCCGCTGCTGGGCCGGCGGTTCCAGGTCCATATGATGGGCAGGGAGCGGCTGTTCGAGTTTCCCAGCGCCCGGCTGGAGCCGGACCTGGAGCGGGTGTCCTGA
- a CDS encoding 5'-methylthioadenosine/adenosylhomocysteine nucleosidase — MTANPLGLICAIPDEIAHFGSSFTETASRTLAGLTFREGTLEGRPTVMVESGIGKVNAAVVSTLLAEIFGCHALLFSGVAGGLDPKLGIGDVVVATRLVQHDYGALVDGRIRPYQPGVPPLPGFDETHGYALVPALEDKVRAALNNIALPAFDAKATGAEPRVPTIHFGTILTGDTFLNCEATRERLHRDFGEALAIEMEGAAVAQVAERYGIPCLVVRSLSDLAGAESHMDFAAFCGAAAEGAAVLIRRLVAVV, encoded by the coding sequence ATGACCGCAAACCCCCTCGGCCTGATCTGCGCCATCCCCGACGAGATCGCCCATTTCGGCTCCAGCTTCACCGAGACGGCGTCGCGGACCCTGGCCGGGCTGACCTTCCGCGAAGGCACCCTGGAAGGCCGGCCCACGGTGATGGTGGAAAGCGGCATCGGCAAGGTCAACGCGGCGGTGGTCTCGACCCTGCTGGCGGAAATCTTCGGCTGCCATGCCCTGCTGTTCTCCGGCGTCGCCGGCGGCCTCGACCCGAAGCTCGGCATCGGCGACGTGGTGGTCGCGACGCGCCTGGTCCAGCACGACTACGGCGCCCTGGTCGACGGCCGCATCCGCCCCTACCAGCCCGGCGTCCCGCCGCTTCCCGGTTTCGACGAGACCCATGGCTACGCCCTGGTCCCCGCCCTGGAGGACAAGGTCCGGGCCGCCCTGAACAACATCGCCCTGCCTGCCTTCGATGCCAAGGCGACCGGCGCCGAGCCGCGCGTGCCAACGATCCACTTCGGCACGATCCTGACCGGCGACACCTTCCTCAACTGCGAAGCAACCCGCGAACGCCTTCACCGCGACTTCGGCGAAGCGCTGGCGATCGAGATGGAAGGCGCCGCCGTCGCCCAGGTCGCCGAGCGCTACGGCATCCCCTGCCTCGTCGTCCGCTCCCTCAGCGATCTCGCCGGCGCCGAAAGCCACATGGACTTCGCCGCCTTCTGCGGAGCCGCGGCGGAAGGAGCGGCGGTGCTGATCCGCCGGCTGGTCGCGGTCGTGTAG
- a CDS encoding ABC transporter ATP-binding protein: MTSVLSAHDLGKSFGAVVAASGLSMEVPAGQRVSLIGSNGAGKTTFVNMVTGYLKPDSGRILLEGRDITALAPRRISRMGVSRSFQIPQLCIELTALENMLVALAASDPGGRLSFWKPAHADDQRIRAEELLDRFGLAEYADRPVSELAGGVRKLLDIAMALTGRPRLLLLDEPTSGVSAEEKFPMMETVMGALARESVTVLFVEHDMDIVTRYADRVVAFFNGRIIADDPPDRVLDDPEVQRYVTGTAR; the protein is encoded by the coding sequence GTCGATGGAGGTCCCCGCCGGCCAGCGGGTCAGCCTGATCGGCAGCAACGGTGCGGGAAAGACAACATTCGTCAACATGGTGACCGGGTACCTGAAGCCGGACAGCGGGCGAATCCTGCTGGAGGGCCGCGACATCACCGCCCTGGCGCCCCGGCGGATCAGCCGCATGGGAGTCAGCCGGTCGTTCCAGATTCCGCAGCTCTGCATCGAGTTGACCGCGCTGGAGAACATGCTGGTGGCTCTCGCCGCCTCCGATCCGGGCGGCCGCCTGTCGTTCTGGAAACCCGCCCATGCCGACGACCAGCGGATCCGGGCGGAGGAACTGCTCGACCGCTTCGGCCTCGCCGAATACGCCGACCGGCCGGTTTCCGAACTGGCCGGCGGCGTGCGCAAGCTGCTGGACATCGCCATGGCCCTGACCGGCCGCCCGCGCCTGCTGCTGCTGGACGAACCGACCAGCGGCGTCAGCGCGGAGGAGAAATTCCCGATGATGGAGACGGTGATGGGGGCGCTGGCCCGCGAATCCGTCACCGTCCTGTTCGTGGAGCACGACATGGATATCGTGACCCGGTACGCCGACCGCGTGGTCGCCTTCTTCAACGGCCGCATCATCGCCGACGACCCGCCCGACCGGGTGCTGGACGATCCCGAGGTGCAGCGGTACGTCACGGGGACCGCCCGGTGA
- a CDS encoding type II toxin-antitoxin system VapC family toxin, protein MSTVSVIEARMVAYGRLGQRAVVLDDFLHAPAFEIIPPRAEEMEAAWKAFVAFGKGSGHPAALNFGEVFAYALAKVRRIPLLFKGNDFSHTDVTSAITVQ, encoded by the coding sequence ATCAGCACCGTATCCGTGATCGAAGCCAGGATGGTAGCCTATGGAAGGCTGGGGCAACGGGCGGTGGTGCTTGATGATTTCCTGCACGCACCGGCTTTCGAGATCATCCCGCCGCGGGCCGAGGAAATGGAAGCGGCATGGAAAGCTTTCGTCGCTTTCGGCAAAGGAAGCGGACACCCGGCAGCCCTGAACTTCGGCGAAGTCTTCGCCTATGCTTTGGCAAAGGTTCGGAGGATACCTTTGCTTTTCAAGGGCAACGATTTTTCGCATACCGATGTGACTTCAGCTATCACGGTCCAATGA
- a CDS encoding ABC transporter ATP-binding protein, with translation MTGEILAVDGIHVTIQSVTALRGFGMTVAPGEMIGLVGRNGAGKTTMMRTIMGHLAPVQGRISIDGTDLRTVARHHRADLGIGYMPEDRGLIPALTVEENILLPTWVTKRLDDRQRLDFVYGIMPELKAMRERKALLLSGGQQKMVALGRALAVGTRLLLLDEPFEGVAPALSQRLSEVISALKGKDLAVVISQSDLNHSQSLFDREYIIERGANGTMREKAH, from the coding sequence GTGACCGGCGAAATCCTGGCCGTGGACGGAATCCACGTGACCATCCAGTCGGTCACCGCGCTGCGCGGGTTCGGCATGACCGTGGCGCCCGGCGAGATGATCGGGCTGGTCGGCCGCAACGGTGCCGGCAAGACCACCATGATGCGGACCATCATGGGCCACCTGGCCCCGGTCCAGGGGCGGATCAGCATCGACGGGACCGACCTGCGCACGGTCGCCCGCCACCACCGCGCCGACCTGGGCATCGGCTACATGCCGGAGGACCGCGGGCTGATCCCCGCCCTGACAGTGGAGGAGAACATCCTTCTGCCGACCTGGGTGACCAAGCGGCTGGACGACCGGCAGCGGCTCGACTTCGTCTACGGCATCATGCCGGAGTTGAAGGCCATGCGGGAGCGCAAGGCGCTGCTGCTGAGCGGCGGCCAGCAGAAGATGGTGGCGCTGGGCCGCGCCCTGGCGGTCGGCACCCGCCTGCTGCTGCTGGACGAGCCGTTCGAGGGCGTGGCCCCCGCGCTGTCGCAGCGCTTGTCGGAGGTGATCTCCGCCCTGAAGGGCAAGGATCTGGCGGTGGTGATTTCCCAGTCGGATCTGAACCATTCCCAATCCCTGTTCGACCGCGAATACATCATCGAGCGTGGCGCCAACGGGACCATGCGGGAGAAGGCGCACTGA
- a CDS encoding type II toxin-antitoxin system VapB family antitoxin: protein MPYQQVNIDDQPVIIGDIMPIQIANPKVIEKIDRLSRLMGLGKTATVEAAVDRMLAEIATESQSDPWAGIVAIIAQLHRIPPRPDAFEAVEYDDAGLPG from the coding sequence ATGCCTTATCAGCAGGTGAATATTGATGATCAACCTGTCATTATCGGTGACATCATGCCCATTCAAATCGCCAATCCGAAGGTTATCGAGAAAATCGACCGGCTTAGCCGCCTGATGGGTCTGGGCAAGACGGCGACGGTCGAAGCGGCGGTCGACCGCATGCTGGCGGAGATCGCGACGGAATCACAGTCCGATCCGTGGGCCGGCATAGTCGCGATAATCGCCCAGTTGCACCGGATTCCTCCTCGACCGGACGCCTTCGAAGCCGTCGAGTATGATGACGCCGGACTGCCCGGATGA
- a CDS encoding class I adenylate-forming enzyme family protein: MAWPDDPLPATRMEAHFGDRVVRCFTGRPGSLIAMLADAVDRNPDGDAVVCGDRRLSYRRLGEEVDSLAAGLSERGIRPGDRVALLLGNRVEFVTSLYAVARLGAIAVPLSVREQKPGLEYVLDDCGAAMVIHEADLTDRLPDIAGLMRVAVPTERLHSPAPPPPMPTVREEDTAVILYTSGTTGKPKGAMLTHLGICHSALHYETCMGLTARDRSVLAVPGSHVTGLIGMVAAMLRVAGALLILPSFKARDFLALAAAERMTHTILVPAMYNLCLLQPDFAEFDLSAWRIGAFGGAPMPDATIAALARTVPGLTLMNAYGATETTSPATIMPIGHTPGRLDSVGRAVPCAEIRVMDAEGREVPAGETGELWIRGPMVVKGYWNKPEATAQGFTAGFWHSGDIGSVDADGYVRVFDRMKDMINRGGYKIFSAEVENVLSHFPGVQEVAVVGYPCPVLGERVHAFIAAEAAIDTAALRAFCAERLSDYKVPEGFTIESGTLPRNPNGKVIKRTLRERLLHNAGS; this comes from the coding sequence ATGGCTTGGCCCGACGATCCATTGCCGGCGACCCGGATGGAGGCCCATTTCGGCGACCGGGTCGTCCGCTGCTTCACCGGGCGTCCCGGCAGCCTGATCGCCATGCTGGCGGATGCCGTTGATCGCAACCCGGACGGCGACGCGGTCGTCTGCGGCGACAGGCGCCTGAGCTACCGCCGGCTTGGCGAGGAGGTGGACAGCCTGGCCGCCGGCTTGTCGGAGCGCGGCATCCGGCCCGGCGACCGGGTAGCGCTTCTGCTGGGCAACCGGGTGGAGTTCGTCACCTCGCTCTACGCCGTGGCAAGGCTCGGCGCCATCGCGGTGCCGCTGAGCGTGCGGGAGCAGAAGCCCGGCCTGGAGTATGTGCTGGACGACTGCGGCGCCGCGATGGTGATCCACGAGGCGGACCTGACGGACCGGCTGCCGGACATCGCGGGGCTGATGCGGGTCGCGGTGCCGACCGAGAGGCTGCATTCCCCCGCCCCGCCGCCGCCCATGCCGACGGTGCGGGAGGAGGATACCGCCGTCATCCTCTATACCTCGGGCACGACCGGCAAGCCCAAGGGGGCGATGCTGACCCATCTCGGCATCTGTCATTCCGCTCTCCATTACGAAACCTGCATGGGCCTGACCGCGCGGGACCGCTCGGTTCTGGCGGTCCCGGGCAGCCACGTGACCGGGCTGATCGGCATGGTCGCGGCGATGCTGCGCGTCGCCGGCGCGCTGCTGATCCTGCCGTCCTTCAAGGCACGCGACTTCCTGGCCCTGGCGGCGGCGGAGCGCATGACCCACACCATCCTGGTGCCGGCCATGTACAATCTATGCCTGCTCCAGCCGGACTTCGCCGAATTCGACCTGTCCGCCTGGCGGATCGGCGCCTTCGGCGGCGCCCCGATGCCGGACGCGACCATCGCGGCGCTGGCCCGCACGGTGCCGGGCCTGACCCTGATGAACGCCTACGGCGCCACCGAGACCACCTCGCCCGCCACGATCATGCCGATCGGCCACACGCCCGGGCGGCTGGACAGCGTCGGCCGCGCGGTGCCCTGCGCCGAGATCCGCGTGATGGACGCCGAGGGGCGCGAGGTCCCGGCCGGCGAGACGGGCGAGCTGTGGATCCGGGGTCCGATGGTGGTGAAAGGATACTGGAACAAGCCCGAGGCGACCGCCCAGGGCTTCACCGCCGGGTTCTGGCATTCCGGCGACATCGGCTCGGTCGATGCGGACGGTTATGTCCGGGTATTCGACCGCATGAAGGACATGATCAACCGCGGCGGCTACAAGATCTTCAGCGCCGAGGTCGAGAACGTGCTGAGCCACTTCCCCGGCGTCCAGGAGGTCGCGGTCGTCGGATACCCCTGCCCCGTCCTGGGCGAACGCGTCCACGCCTTCATCGCGGCGGAGGCCGCGATCGACACGGCGGCCTTGCGGGCGTTCTGCGCGGAGCGCCTGTCGGACTACAAGGTGCCGGAGGGCTTCACGATCGAGTCCGGCACGCTTCCGCGCAATCCGAACGGGAAGGTGATCAAGCGGACATTGCGGGAGAGGCTATTGCATAACGCGGGGTCATAG
- a CDS encoding cryptochrome/photolyase family protein — MTSRSPVIVWFRHDLRLADNPALHRAVESGAPVIPLYVLDDGGADGVRPPGGAGSWWLHHSLERLGAALARLGSPLVLRRGPAGQILDRLIAETGAGLVVWNRECEPSAARRDAAVREKLAECGVAVESFNGGLLVEPEQVRSKAGTPFKVFTPFWKTLSTAHDPARPLPAPAALKPPGSAVASDVLAAWGLLPTSPDWAGGLRDDWTPGEEAAAGRLADFLDAILRDYRTGRDRPGRDGTSRLSPHLHWGEISPRQVWHAARHRAEAATGLEPAVEAFLREIGWREFTHGLLLTNHDMRTEPMDSRFKALPWRNDDAGLKAWQRGRTGYPIVDAGMRQLWRTGWMHNRVRMIVGSFLVKDLLLPWQSGEEWFWDTLVDADAANNSANWQWIAGCGADPAPFFRVFNPVLQGRKFDPDGSYVRRYVPELERLPDRYIHEPWSAPAEVLAKAGVTLGRTYPKPIVDHGAARDRALEAFRAVKAAGKVAPPG; from the coding sequence ATGACATCGCGATCTCCCGTCATCGTCTGGTTTCGCCACGATCTGCGCCTTGCCGACAATCCCGCCCTTCACCGCGCGGTGGAGAGCGGAGCGCCGGTGATTCCCTTGTATGTGCTTGATGATGGCGGTGCCGACGGCGTGAGGCCGCCGGGAGGCGCCGGGTCCTGGTGGCTTCACCATAGCCTGGAGAGGCTGGGTGCGGCGCTCGCCCGGCTGGGCTCGCCGCTGGTGCTGAGGCGGGGGCCGGCCGGGCAGATCCTCGATCGCCTGATCGCCGAGACCGGGGCCGGCCTTGTGGTATGGAACCGCGAATGCGAGCCGTCAGCGGCCCGGCGGGATGCTGCCGTACGGGAGAAGCTGGCGGAGTGCGGCGTCGCGGTCGAGAGTTTCAACGGCGGCTTGCTGGTCGAGCCCGAGCAGGTCCGGTCCAAGGCCGGAACGCCCTTCAAGGTCTTCACGCCGTTCTGGAAGACGCTTTCCACCGCGCATGATCCGGCGCGCCCGCTGCCCGCCCCCGCGGCGCTGAAGCCGCCGGGAAGTGCGGTGGCTTCGGATGTCCTGGCCGCCTGGGGATTGCTGCCGACCTCGCCCGACTGGGCCGGCGGTCTGCGGGACGACTGGACTCCCGGGGAGGAGGCCGCGGCGGGGCGGCTCGCGGATTTCCTGGACGCGATCCTGCGGGATTACAGGACCGGCCGCGACCGTCCCGGCCGGGACGGCACCTCACGGCTGTCGCCGCACCTGCACTGGGGCGAGATCTCCCCCCGCCAGGTCTGGCACGCGGCGCGGCATCGGGCCGAAGCGGCGACCGGGCTGGAACCTGCGGTGGAGGCCTTCCTGCGCGAGATCGGCTGGCGGGAATTCACCCACGGGCTTCTGCTGACCAACCACGACATGAGGACGGAGCCGATGGACAGTCGGTTCAAGGCCCTGCCCTGGCGGAACGACGATGCCGGCCTGAAGGCATGGCAGCGGGGGCGGACAGGGTATCCGATCGTCGATGCCGGGATGCGCCAGCTCTGGCGGACGGGATGGATGCACAACCGGGTGCGGATGATCGTCGGCTCCTTTCTGGTCAAGGACCTGCTGCTGCCGTGGCAGTCGGGGGAGGAATGGTTCTGGGACACGCTGGTGGATGCGGATGCCGCCAACAACAGCGCGAACTGGCAGTGGATCGCCGGCTGCGGCGCCGATCCCGCGCCGTTCTTCCGGGTGTTCAACCCCGTCCTCCAGGGCCGCAAGTTCGACCCCGACGGCAGCTATGTGCGGCGGTACGTGCCGGAACTGGAACGGCTGCCCGACCGCTACATACACGAGCCCTGGAGCGCCCCGGCCGAGGTTCTGGCGAAGGCCGGCGTGACGCTGGGCCGGACCTATCCAAAGCCGATCGTGGACCATGGTGCGGCACGCGACCGGGCGCTGGAGGCCTTCCGGGCGGTCAAGGCGGCGGGGAAAGTCGCTCCCCCGGGCTGA